Part of the Candidatus Bathyarchaeota archaeon genome is shown below.
TTCCGTCCCGACGATCTTAAGGTGATCGTTAGAAATGGTTCTCAAGTTGGCTTCAGCCTGTTTACCTAACCTCCACAAATCGGTGGATGCCTCACTTCAAGACGTTTATTCTTCCATATCTTCCAACATTGAGTTGGGGTTCTCCCCTGAAGCTTGTGACGTATCCGTTCTCTATCTTGACTGTGTCGTTTACGTTTACGGTGTCTATCGCCTCATTCCAGAGTGAGAGTTTTATGGTTCCCGATTCGTCTTCCAATATTGCTGTAGCTACCCTGCTAGGCTCACCGAACTTGGTCATAACATCCCTCACTTCGCCTATCTCA
Proteins encoded:
- a CDS encoding DNA-binding protein, which translates into the protein MKISELKPGMRRVDLQGRVVEIGEVRDVMTKFGEPSRVATAILEDESGTIKLSLWNEAIDTVNVNDTVKIENGYVTSFRGEPQLNVGRYGRINVLK